Proteins encoded together in one Sulfoacidibacillus ferrooxidans window:
- a CDS encoding invasin domain 3-containing protein has protein sequence MKRTLSSIAAAALVLGTVAPAAFAATSSTTYTDLGGYSWAANDINSLTSQGYIHGFSNGQFRPGDLVTRGQFLAYFMNAMKDVTGVGPSYSGTYFKDVQPGNWAYEYVGAAQKAGWIKPYWINVRVGGNFDENYQASRGDAASFFVAAMEKAGVISSTHGMTPLTYANSIGLFKGIPSGQNGIYFNRAAAAVVLQNMINFVNGGSTAQQSMASKVTLSLSSSSINANGTSTDTVTATVVDANGNPVSGATVNFASSNISAATVQSSATTNGSGVATATITAGNTAGSTAITASVEGVTGATALTVIPSASTLSNIGTLTVTGQTVGTGTLASPAVSTVNNGVTVALQMQDSAGNIVVGSNLQFLVSTTDNVTATANSELLSASTLNAPVVMQNHDFTAEYSVPTNAQGIAEVTFDSAASSTQPLYVMVQGPYSVDGTATYSNQVVLQWGLPGNLVLTPLYESSSDPEQASYSDSSNPTRGMIPVVATVLPESGVSVAGQTVRFTLNLSTASSAASSVFFTDSTGQNPVVGGQVLTPGDSVTYQVQTGSNGQATAYVNANVPTENGTPLIGSNTQASVSAELVNGGGSTSDTYLSWANASIPTQVSNVAPSDALNSGYQVGAQNFETPNSGTQLTLQGTAEDAAGNPAADVPLVITDQQDPSSSSATMASSNGTDSFVVNGTTTPFSPSSFDEVMTNAQGNFTFTVTDTVQPQQPYQSDQYYVYEISQASNVVEGQTLPAGLQQMEIDGSSDGAYNVTWIPGQTVGVLGLSNQPLSSSYSSVSAVPNSFTDASSPTVSGIYGTMFFGVYSSDGQAMIGQQYSNYQTNYDINAGSGYSITQLFSQPIDSYFSNYGPTLGSVSNGVFTPFFNVQAVDLQVNGNGQWTITSAVANTTAGGTYSTYSTGLAFGQSGSTTTTAATGTGAGASIELRVNTSNNPNATDVINGGTATVNISASVTDPDAVQGNDAEGGASGTATVAFVPQYATTSLSMVNDYQQNVVNDQSLWNTDSSPASAVSLQGTSYTSGYARPDQSFFNVVPFNDTPNVATVPTSGMTYNVTATAGGVESVDGIKVQNSPAQSATISINNAGAVQVNNSPLWNAPSDGSTIVGYATSGSWGTESAPSNPNVYVLSKTTSGTYEVWEVGTNGTLSMVASAPALSNIQGGLKELADGAALDWTIADGQLSVNYNNNIGPGSLVTGTAAVTADNSAALPSSLTFKPVQVAYIGGANADAGTQNFTVTVAGSDESSSAKGTASVSYNGGTSGLYQATATPANISGQLNSPSTIQIEAQDIYGNALPDQSLTVSLANQLYGVWITGVNSTQLMSNVNMSPSGSQSDYQTEPTPIPLFSGSGAAYGSVSGTGIAASGIQAGSPTIYLTTGTAGTVSLTLQDGAVPYIEAGSSSTVAPQYQVSTPYAVSGDLVIDGTESSSGVTQVVTVPVTWPGNTAPSATTTATGTTSGTTSGTTTTTPAAQALAFTMANSDTLTSLYVTGGPNGGVSLTAAASDFTQSGTTVTVTAAGIQALGLISGTTYQLQAEGLSSQGLVLMQSPSSSVSYTAQ, from the coding sequence TTGAAACGCACGCTTTCTAGTATTGCAGCAGCGGCCTTAGTGTTAGGGACGGTTGCACCAGCAGCATTTGCAGCAACATCATCCACAACCTATACGGATCTTGGTGGATATTCATGGGCAGCAAATGACATTAATAGCTTAACCAGCCAAGGATATATCCACGGTTTTAGTAATGGCCAATTCCGTCCTGGCGATTTAGTGACGCGTGGACAATTTCTTGCTTATTTCATGAATGCGATGAAAGATGTTACTGGCGTGGGTCCTAGTTACTCAGGCACTTACTTTAAAGACGTACAACCAGGCAACTGGGCATATGAGTATGTCGGCGCAGCACAAAAAGCTGGGTGGATTAAGCCTTACTGGATCAATGTAAGAGTTGGCGGTAACTTTGATGAGAACTACCAAGCATCACGCGGTGATGCAGCATCGTTTTTTGTGGCTGCAATGGAAAAAGCCGGTGTGATCAGTTCTACACATGGTATGACGCCATTAACCTATGCGAATTCGATCGGATTATTTAAAGGTATCCCAAGTGGCCAAAACGGCATTTACTTTAACCGTGCAGCGGCAGCGGTTGTTTTACAAAACATGATTAACTTCGTTAATGGTGGATCGACCGCACAACAATCGATGGCCTCGAAGGTGACCTTGTCGCTTAGTTCATCATCGATCAATGCAAACGGAACATCAACAGATACGGTAACGGCGACTGTTGTTGACGCAAACGGCAACCCAGTATCAGGTGCGACGGTGAATTTTGCTTCAAGCAACATTTCCGCAGCGACTGTGCAATCGTCGGCAACAACAAATGGCAGCGGCGTTGCAACAGCAACAATAACTGCTGGCAATACGGCAGGATCCACTGCAATCACCGCATCAGTTGAAGGCGTAACAGGCGCAACGGCATTAACTGTGATTCCAAGTGCAAGTACACTTAGCAACATTGGTACATTGACTGTTACTGGTCAAACTGTTGGTACAGGTACCCTTGCAAGTCCTGCTGTTTCCACAGTCAACAATGGCGTGACTGTAGCTCTTCAGATGCAAGACAGTGCAGGTAATATCGTCGTTGGTTCAAACTTGCAGTTCTTGGTTTCTACCACGGACAATGTGACAGCAACGGCAAATAGCGAGTTGCTTTCTGCATCTACACTTAATGCACCGGTGGTTATGCAAAATCATGACTTTACCGCAGAATACAGTGTGCCAACTAATGCCCAAGGTATTGCTGAAGTGACATTTGATTCAGCTGCATCATCAACACAACCATTGTATGTAATGGTACAAGGACCTTACAGCGTGGATGGCACAGCCACTTATAGCAACCAAGTGGTACTGCAATGGGGCTTGCCGGGCAACCTCGTGCTCACGCCGTTATATGAGTCTTCTTCAGATCCTGAACAAGCAAGCTACTCGGATTCGTCCAACCCAACGCGCGGCATGATTCCTGTGGTGGCAACTGTGCTTCCTGAGTCTGGCGTATCAGTTGCAGGACAAACCGTTCGCTTCACGTTAAATCTATCAACGGCATCATCTGCTGCTTCGTCAGTTTTCTTCACGGATTCCACAGGACAAAATCCAGTGGTTGGCGGTCAGGTGTTAACGCCTGGCGATTCAGTCACTTATCAAGTACAAACAGGTTCAAATGGTCAAGCAACCGCTTATGTCAATGCTAACGTACCAACAGAAAATGGTACACCACTCATAGGCTCTAATACACAAGCTAGTGTGAGTGCGGAACTTGTCAATGGTGGTGGTAGCACAAGTGACACGTACCTGAGCTGGGCAAATGCAAGTATTCCGACACAAGTATCGAACGTGGCACCTTCGGATGCGTTAAATAGTGGATATCAAGTAGGTGCACAGAACTTTGAAACACCTAATTCTGGTACACAATTGACCTTGCAAGGTACAGCGGAGGATGCAGCGGGAAACCCGGCGGCAGACGTACCACTTGTGATTACCGATCAACAAGATCCAAGCAGTTCATCCGCAACTATGGCAAGTAGCAATGGAACAGATAGCTTTGTGGTGAATGGAACGACAACGCCGTTTAGCCCAAGCTCATTTGACGAAGTAATGACGAATGCGCAAGGTAACTTTACCTTTACGGTGACGGATACCGTGCAACCGCAACAACCTTATCAATCAGATCAATACTATGTGTATGAGATTTCGCAAGCTAGCAATGTAGTAGAAGGGCAAACGTTACCTGCAGGATTGCAACAAATGGAGATTGATGGATCTTCGGACGGCGCATACAATGTGACTTGGATTCCTGGTCAAACTGTTGGTGTTCTTGGTTTAAGTAATCAACCACTTTCATCCAGTTATTCTTCCGTAAGTGCAGTGCCTAATAGCTTCACTGATGCAAGTAGCCCAACAGTTTCGGGTATCTATGGCACTATGTTCTTTGGGGTTTATAGCTCTGACGGTCAAGCGATGATTGGACAACAATACTCTAATTACCAAACGAACTATGACATCAATGCAGGATCTGGCTACTCCATTACGCAATTGTTTAGCCAACCGATTGACTCGTACTTCTCGAACTATGGCCCAACGCTTGGTAGCGTATCGAATGGCGTATTTACACCGTTCTTTAATGTTCAGGCGGTTGACCTTCAAGTCAATGGCAATGGCCAATGGACTATTACCTCTGCTGTGGCAAACACAACAGCGGGTGGAACGTACAGCACGTACTCTACGGGTCTTGCATTTGGTCAAAGTGGTAGCACAACAACGACGGCGGCAACGGGTACAGGCGCAGGTGCATCCATTGAGCTTCGTGTCAATACCTCAAACAACCCGAATGCAACAGACGTCATCAATGGCGGAACAGCAACCGTGAATATCTCGGCTTCAGTAACTGATCCAGATGCAGTACAAGGTAATGACGCAGAAGGTGGCGCATCTGGCACGGCGACTGTGGCATTTGTTCCTCAATATGCAACCACATCATTGTCGATGGTCAATGATTATCAACAAAACGTGGTAAATGATCAATCCTTGTGGAATACGGATAGTTCACCGGCAAGTGCTGTATCGTTGCAAGGAACTTCATATACCAGTGGTTATGCTCGTCCAGATCAATCATTCTTCAACGTAGTGCCGTTTAACGATACGCCAAACGTTGCAACTGTACCAACGAGCGGCATGACTTACAACGTGACAGCAACAGCTGGCGGCGTAGAGTCTGTTGACGGAATCAAAGTACAAAACTCACCAGCACAATCAGCAACGATCTCAATTAACAATGCTGGTGCAGTGCAGGTAAACAATTCACCTTTGTGGAATGCGCCTAGTGATGGATCAACCATTGTTGGTTATGCGACTAGCGGTAGTTGGGGCACAGAAAGTGCACCTTCCAATCCAAACGTGTATGTGTTGTCGAAAACTACCTCTGGTACGTACGAAGTGTGGGAAGTCGGTACCAACGGCACATTGTCGATGGTTGCATCAGCACCTGCACTTAGCAATATTCAAGGCGGCTTAAAAGAGCTTGCTGATGGGGCAGCCCTTGATTGGACCATTGCAGACGGGCAGTTATCCGTGAACTACAATAACAATATTGGACCTGGTTCACTTGTAACTGGAACGGCAGCAGTGACAGCAGACAACAGTGCAGCATTGCCAAGTAGCTTGACCTTCAAACCTGTTCAAGTGGCTTATATTGGTGGTGCAAACGCAGATGCTGGAACTCAAAACTTCACCGTTACGGTGGCAGGTTCGGACGAAAGTTCTTCTGCAAAAGGGACAGCATCGGTCAGTTACAACGGTGGTACGTCTGGTCTGTACCAAGCAACAGCTACGCCTGCTAATATCTCTGGACAGTTGAACTCGCCTTCGACGATTCAAATCGAAGCACAAGATATTTATGGTAACGCATTGCCTGATCAGTCTTTGACGGTTAGCTTGGCAAACCAACTCTACGGAGTATGGATTACCGGCGTAAACAGCACGCAATTGATGAGCAATGTTAACATGTCACCATCTGGTTCACAGTCTGATTATCAAACAGAGCCTACTCCGATTCCGCTGTTCAGTGGATCTGGTGCAGCTTATGGTTCAGTATCTGGAACGGGCATTGCAGCGTCAGGTATTCAAGCTGGATCACCTACGATTTACTTGACCACTGGAACTGCAGGTACCGTGTCCTTGACATTGCAAGATGGTGCAGTGCCTTATATTGAAGCAGGCAGTTCATCCACTGTCGCACCTCAATATCAAGTTTCGACACCGTATGCAGTATCAGGTGATCTTGTGATCGACGGAACCGAATCTTCAAGTGGTGTTACTCAAGTTGTGACTGTCCCTGTAACCTGGCCTGGCAACACAGCACCTAGTGCAACAACGACCGCTACGGGTACAACTTCTGGTACGACATCAGGTACAACAACAACAACACCAGCGGCTCAAGCTTTAGCCTTTACTATGGCAAATAGCGATACTCTCACATCATTGTATGTGACAGGTGGCCCAAATGGTGGCGTGAGCTTAACGGCTGCAGCTTCTGACTTTACACAAAGCGGAACGACTGTAACGGTTACAGCAGCAGGTATTCAAGCTTTAGGCTTAATATCCGGTACCACGTATCAATTGCAAGCAGAAGGTCTTTCCTCGCAAGGGTTAGTCTTAATGCAAAGCCCATCTTCTTCTGTGAGCTATACTGCTCAGTAA
- a CDS encoding beta strand repeat-containing protein, which yields MRNSKNKLAKNIATVIAMTGMIGSMTMPAFADTTSTSSSTSTTISIPVTVDGQSSSITIPTPPASFFVNGSLQVTTATVMVDGVSVPVDGVTLGMSSTGQEGVTAILGTAYVTNVTAAASSNNVAMGKTVTLTPSFTDGSGAAVATLPSGDSVSYTVTAPTGATSSDYTLSGNTFTATMAGTYTITPVVTEIGGTVTGTPMTVVVTDATVSSVSAVNGTVTVNFSNALSVTPSLSDFSVTQSINGGTATTVTPTAIAMNSAMTQATLTVPTVSATAAAQSVVDSVAYNGGTAMSASAFSLTSAVNAANSSVTASFTNDEITNGSAYTVSESVEDAAGNPISALGTSDFTMSIGTQSVSAASVTNEGDGMYQVIFIPSSFAAGTGLTANFAVDGVTIGQVGGLSVVAGAPSLATSSVTFPSVSTLNAGGTYTMTLNLEDASGNPVVLTYPAVEPNTSEDLGATYSIADGTTPGQYVVTAVAPSTVTSVAGTMSFTVENGTTAVATFTSTQEYTVADEVASTVQASWSALPSTLTSGGSYNLTATVTDANGNAVTGLTSSAFSLGYETAGMTSPSTIILSANSVMAGTTAGTYQVSFVAPDEASAYSLVLGVDGVSSTSPASYTPGAAPTASDVGSSSTAGFPSQLVDGQTATFTVGLVDASGNALVLPSGYTVNLVELEGGTIEGTYGTSKTSVSLVSGENSIIPMTAGASTGQYSVTLTPSGTGNASGSFQIQVLDGSDFVAQVGSTQTYTLEAGTPAKANSTVPSSFDAIAGTEYCLPVTVADVNGVPVSTLTSSDFGLQLGVTPVSVTSVTQSATTPGSYMVNFMLPSSAESGSLTVSANGIDIGSSAVTVSAPSAESLASATSTDIALDTSAPTNTIALPSSGDALQEAGSYATLVTLTGSSSAEFPYLTPSDFSVTYGSSTTNLVSSVVPVSAASNQYVVVFNAPTATMSTAQALNISVGGVSSTAGTFTVSAPLSASNSSVQWMSGSALTAGQSVTVAATVEDANGNPVSTLGTSDFAVYSGSSTTNLVSSVAASSTAGQYDVTFVDDVASSTASPFTMYVNETGITGTSADTLIGTSGDFTVAPGAPSANKSTVILPSSKVNPGSSFNVTGVIEDAFGNPIPNATVVVSFGGSGGSSTSVTTDSTGNYSATLSTSSTSITGPVSVVASSGGASGTTISTSSDVVNLY from the coding sequence ATGAGAAATTCGAAAAACAAGTTAGCGAAGAACATTGCTACTGTTATCGCCATGACCGGAATGATCGGATCAATGACGATGCCAGCATTCGCTGATACAACATCCACAAGTTCTAGCACAAGCACTACGATTTCAATCCCTGTAACCGTTGATGGCCAAAGTTCAAGTATCACAATTCCTACACCTCCTGCGAGCTTCTTTGTCAATGGTTCACTTCAAGTGACCACAGCAACTGTGATGGTTGATGGGGTATCCGTACCTGTGGATGGTGTGACACTTGGTATGTCGAGCACTGGACAAGAAGGCGTAACTGCTATACTTGGCACAGCGTATGTAACAAATGTAACTGCAGCAGCAAGTAGCAACAATGTTGCTATGGGTAAAACGGTCACATTGACACCATCGTTTACAGATGGTTCAGGAGCAGCAGTCGCTACGTTGCCATCTGGCGATTCGGTTAGCTACACGGTAACTGCACCTACTGGGGCAACAAGTTCTGACTATACATTATCCGGCAATACCTTTACCGCAACGATGGCGGGCACATACACGATTACCCCTGTTGTAACAGAAATCGGCGGTACCGTAACCGGCACACCGATGACCGTTGTAGTCACAGATGCAACCGTATCTTCTGTAAGTGCGGTTAACGGAACAGTAACCGTGAACTTCTCCAATGCGTTGTCAGTGACACCTTCGTTAAGCGATTTTTCTGTCACGCAAAGCATCAACGGCGGTACAGCAACGACCGTGACTCCTACGGCGATTGCCATGAACAGTGCCATGACACAAGCGACTTTGACCGTGCCTACTGTCAGTGCAACAGCAGCTGCACAAAGCGTTGTGGATAGCGTGGCATACAATGGCGGGACGGCCATGAGTGCATCCGCGTTTAGCTTGACCAGTGCTGTCAATGCAGCCAATTCAAGTGTTACGGCTTCCTTTACCAATGATGAGATTACCAATGGTTCTGCCTACACGGTGTCTGAAAGTGTAGAAGATGCTGCGGGCAATCCGATTAGCGCGCTTGGTACGTCTGATTTCACTATGAGCATCGGTACTCAATCTGTTTCAGCGGCTTCTGTGACAAACGAAGGCGATGGCATGTATCAGGTCATCTTTATTCCAAGTAGCTTCGCTGCTGGAACAGGACTCACTGCAAACTTTGCTGTGGATGGTGTAACAATTGGTCAGGTCGGTGGTTTGAGTGTCGTAGCAGGTGCTCCATCACTAGCCACATCATCGGTAACCTTCCCAAGCGTTTCGACATTGAATGCTGGTGGAACGTATACCATGACTTTGAATCTTGAAGATGCATCCGGTAATCCAGTTGTGTTAACCTACCCAGCTGTAGAGCCAAATACTTCTGAAGATCTGGGCGCAACCTATAGCATTGCCGATGGCACAACTCCTGGCCAATACGTTGTGACTGCAGTAGCACCTAGCACAGTAACATCAGTAGCTGGAACGATGTCCTTTACTGTAGAGAACGGCACCACTGCAGTAGCCACCTTCACTTCTACGCAGGAGTATACGGTTGCCGATGAAGTTGCCTCTACTGTTCAAGCTTCTTGGTCTGCATTGCCATCCACATTAACCTCAGGTGGAAGCTATAACTTAACTGCAACAGTCACAGATGCCAATGGCAATGCAGTGACCGGATTAACAAGTTCGGCCTTCTCATTAGGCTATGAAACCGCTGGAATGACCTCACCATCAACGATTATATTATCAGCTAATTCTGTAATGGCAGGAACAACGGCTGGAACGTATCAAGTTTCTTTTGTAGCACCAGATGAAGCATCGGCCTATAGTCTAGTACTTGGAGTTGACGGTGTAAGTTCTACTTCGCCTGCGAGCTATACACCAGGGGCAGCACCAACCGCATCGGATGTGGGTTCTAGTTCAACTGCAGGATTCCCAAGTCAGCTAGTCGATGGACAGACTGCAACGTTTACTGTTGGTTTGGTTGATGCAAGTGGTAATGCATTGGTATTGCCAAGTGGATACACAGTAAACTTGGTCGAACTTGAAGGTGGAACAATTGAAGGTACTTATGGGACATCAAAAACGAGCGTGAGTTTAGTCTCTGGAGAAAATAGTATCATTCCTATGACTGCTGGAGCCTCAACGGGTCAATATTCTGTAACGTTGACACCAAGCGGTACTGGTAATGCATCAGGTAGCTTCCAAATTCAAGTGTTAGATGGTTCTGATTTCGTAGCTCAAGTAGGTTCAACACAAACCTATACTCTTGAAGCTGGAACCCCTGCCAAAGCGAACAGTACTGTTCCATCATCATTTGATGCTATTGCTGGTACCGAGTATTGCTTACCGGTAACGGTTGCCGATGTAAATGGCGTGCCTGTTTCCACGTTGACCAGCAGTGATTTTGGTCTTCAATTAGGAGTAACACCAGTGTCTGTGACATCGGTCACACAAAGTGCTACAACACCTGGTTCCTATATGGTTAACTTTATGCTGCCAAGTTCAGCAGAGTCTGGTTCATTAACTGTGTCAGCTAACGGTATCGACATTGGTTCTTCAGCTGTAACCGTTTCTGCACCAAGCGCTGAATCTCTTGCATCTGCTACTTCCACTGATATTGCTCTTGATACCTCTGCGCCTACGAATACGATTGCTCTTCCGTCGTCTGGTGATGCATTACAAGAAGCAGGTTCCTATGCAACGCTTGTAACTCTAACTGGTTCTTCATCAGCTGAATTTCCATATCTTACTCCTTCTGATTTTAGCGTGACGTATGGCAGTTCTACGACCAATCTAGTTTCAAGTGTAGTACCTGTTTCGGCTGCATCAAATCAATATGTGGTTGTCTTTAATGCTCCAACGGCTACTATGTCAACGGCTCAAGCCTTGAATATTAGTGTTGGTGGTGTATCTTCAACAGCTGGAACCTTTACTGTAAGCGCACCATTGAGTGCAAGTAATTCAAGTGTACAGTGGATGAGTGGTTCAGCATTGACGGCAGGTCAATCCGTAACTGTTGCAGCAACTGTGGAAGATGCTAATGGAAACCCCGTCAGTACATTGGGAACAAGTGATTTTGCAGTATATAGTGGTTCTAGCACAACGAATCTTGTTTCTAGTGTAGCTGCATCATCTACAGCAGGACAGTATGATGTTACGTTTGTTGATGATGTAGCTTCATCCACGGCATCTCCGTTTACTATGTATGTGAATGAGACAGGAATCACCGGAACATCTGCTGACACCCTTATTGGTACAAGTGGTGACTTTACTGTTGCTCCTGGTGCACCTTCAGCAAATAAAAGCACAGTTATTTTACCTTCTAGCAAAGTAAATCCTGGTAGTAGCTTTAATGTAACTGGTGTTATTGAAGATGCATTTGGTAATCCAATTCCAAACGCAACGGTGGTAGTGTCATTTGGTGGTTCTGGTGGTTCATCTACATCAGTAACTACTGATAGTACTGGTAATTATAGCGCTACTTTGTCCACTTCTTCCACTTCTATAACAGGGCCGGTTTCTGTAGTTGCCTCTTCTGGTGGAGCTTCTGGTACGACAATTAGCACATCATCTGATGTAGTGAATTTATACTAG
- a CDS encoding YncE family protein: MRHLKVAGVMALLAVFSITGCGVESSTTSVVPLSKVAAQDKVNTIIPAPAGIVGMTNPDSNDFMYLAAGTARSKGLFSLNLITHEISSSSSISNAVDSATLLSSGIIVLGQATKHSGAISLYNAQTLKMMKTIPVGDPVIEVCTDPSEAGDVYVLNGTKKSETVSVVNTNSNKIMESIPVSLGTIDIASNAGTLYTLQPNGQIMGISERSKTPQFQFTVAPGARSFVVSPDGQTLYLLKEANDTYNISEVDLATESQIAALGAPMNAGFISLSSDSKTLYVGVESPSVGNVQTLQAIH; encoded by the coding sequence ATGAGGCATTTAAAGGTTGCTGGTGTTATGGCTTTATTAGCTGTATTTTCGATTACTGGCTGTGGTGTTGAGTCTAGTACAACTTCTGTTGTACCACTCTCTAAAGTAGCTGCTCAAGATAAAGTAAATACTATCATTCCTGCGCCTGCTGGAATCGTTGGGATGACAAATCCAGATAGTAATGATTTTATGTATTTAGCTGCTGGTACGGCTCGATCCAAAGGACTTTTTTCTCTCAACTTAATCACACATGAAATATCATCCAGTTCCTCCATTTCAAACGCTGTTGACTCTGCAACATTATTATCTTCTGGGATTATTGTGTTGGGACAAGCAACAAAACATTCAGGTGCAATCTCACTTTATAATGCACAGACATTAAAAATGATGAAGACAATTCCAGTTGGCGATCCTGTTATCGAAGTTTGTACAGATCCAAGTGAAGCAGGGGATGTGTATGTTTTGAATGGAACAAAGAAGTCTGAGACAGTCTCTGTTGTTAATACAAACAGCAATAAGATCATGGAGAGCATCCCTGTTTCCTTGGGAACTATTGATATTGCATCTAATGCTGGAACGCTTTATACACTTCAGCCTAACGGTCAAATTATGGGTATTTCTGAAAGATCGAAAACCCCTCAATTTCAGTTTACTGTAGCGCCAGGTGCGCGTTCATTTGTTGTAAGCCCAGATGGACAAACCCTCTACTTATTAAAAGAAGCAAATGACACGTATAACATATCAGAAGTTGATTTAGCTACTGAGTCTCAAATAGCGGCATTGGGTGCACCGATGAATGCAGGGTTTATTTCTTTAAGCAGTGACTCTAAAACTTTATATGTAGGAGTAGAAAGTCCTTCTGTGGGCAATGTTCAAACCTTACAAGCTATTCATTAA
- a CDS encoding glycosyltransferase has protein sequence MVSIVVPTYNESSNVLEVCKRVMSAMDGYDFEIIFVDDSTDHTPAVLEDLSHQYSFVKYEHRETEKGLATAVLRGFALAQGDVLAVMDADLQHPPEMLPAMMQGIEEGNADLVIPSRFIPGGDDGGLRWHRKVISAVARYIGKFALKRLRKINDPTSGYFVFRREVIENVTLKPVGWKILIEILARGNYAKVIEIPYKFQMRNAGESKMSLREQWHYIKHIFRLVFSSHEDRRFYVFLLIGLSGVALNLIIYDSLFYFGVNPVLSSALGGALPILNGFIWNDRITWKGDKNEKLLLRATKYVITSLAGVGVSVLAFILFYSVLKVDHLLAQFCGIVIATFWNYTINRLWTWRKKEAFLSDHLTT, from the coding sequence ATGGTTAGTATAGTAGTTCCTACATACAACGAATCTAGTAATGTTTTAGAGGTTTGTAAGAGAGTTATGTCTGCTATGGATGGTTATGATTTCGAAATCATTTTCGTAGATGATAGTACTGATCATACACCTGCAGTTTTAGAAGACCTTTCTCATCAATATTCATTTGTAAAGTATGAACATAGAGAAACAGAAAAAGGTCTAGCAACAGCAGTGCTCAGAGGATTTGCACTAGCTCAAGGCGATGTTTTAGCAGTTATGGATGCAGATCTTCAACACCCACCGGAAATGCTTCCAGCAATGATGCAAGGCATTGAAGAAGGTAATGCTGATCTTGTCATTCCAAGTCGATTTATTCCTGGAGGTGATGATGGTGGTTTACGATGGCATAGGAAAGTTATTTCAGCAGTAGCACGATATATAGGAAAATTTGCTTTAAAACGGCTTAGAAAAATTAATGATCCAACAAGTGGTTATTTCGTATTTCGTCGAGAAGTGATTGAAAATGTTACTTTAAAACCAGTTGGGTGGAAGATATTAATTGAGATTTTAGCGCGAGGAAATTACGCAAAGGTAATTGAGATTCCTTATAAGTTTCAAATGAGAAATGCAGGTGAATCGAAAATGTCTTTAAGAGAGCAGTGGCATTATATTAAGCATATTTTTAGATTGGTTTTCTCTAGTCACGAGGATAGAAGGTTTTATGTTTTTTTGCTTATTGGATTATCAGGAGTTGCTTTAAATTTAATTATTTACGATTCATTATTTTATTTTGGAGTAAACCCTGTTTTATCAAGTGCTCTTGGTGGTGCATTACCTATTTTAAATGGTTTTATATGGAATGATAGGATTACTTGGAAGGGAGATAAAAATGAAAAATTACTATTGCGCGCAACAAAGTATGTAATCACATCATTAGCAGGTGTAGGTGTTTCTGTTTTAGCTTTTATACTTTTTTATAGTGTTCTTAAAGTAGATCATCTACTCGCACAATTTTGCGGCATTGTAATCGCTACTTTCTGGAACTATACTATTAATCGGTTATGGACATGGAGAAAGAAGGAAGCTTTTCTTTCCGATCATCTTACCACTTAA